The window tctctctctctctctctctctctctctctctctctctctctctctctctctctctctctctccagggtCCATGTTGAGTCAGGCTGAGTCGTCCCTGCCCAGCTACAGCTCCCTGTCAGTTTTCTCATCTGGAGTCCAGGTTGgacattcatcattcatcattcatcagcACCTTCCAAACTTTAGCAGAGCGGGTCATCGTCGCGGAGCAGAACCTGATTTTTAGCTCCTTTATCTCAAGGGTCTAAAAATATGATATTGATCATAACTATGTAAATGGATAACTGCAGATATTAATACTACTTCTACAACAGCAACTtctaacattaataataattacacaatttattattattattattgaaattctTAATATTGTTGTTGTGCAAGTTGTCATCCAGATAACTAACATTAATAGTATTCACAATAACAAATGTCATGCTGTaatttacataataataataatacataagtACATAactgcaataataataattatgataataaaacaaggTTACCTAAATGTAACTCAGAGAAGAAGAgtgaaaatatgtgaattaaacagtgatttaaaaaaatgatgctgATTTTCTTGAAGAAGCAAAAAAGCGACACAATCCATTTGATTGTCAACTCAAAGGCTTTTTGTTGGTAACTGAAATTAAACACCCCAAGACTCGCTAAATAGTTTTTGATGGGGTGAGGCCTTTCTGCTTCTTCAGGATTGCTTGTATGTTTTTAGGCAGAGCACCCAGTATCAGAAACTGGAGAAGCACCCTTGTTTTGTGACTATCTACAACACTGTCTTTTGTTTATCAAACAGATTTCTCAGCTGTCTTATCAGTTAGATCGGTCTTAGTGTTTAATCTACACTGTGGGCTGAATGCAAAAAATCTGCAGTGTCAATATAACCACTGAATGAGGGTGATTGATAAAGTAACTAAATCAATTTGAAAGCTAAATGATTTACAGGATTCTACACGAACTGGAGACACTTTTAGCAGAAGCAGCAGTTGAAAAGCTGCTTTATCAAGATCTGAAAAAAAGTTTAGGTCACCAGAAACAcagatatttttactttatgaGGGAAGAACACTCAGCACTTATCATCTGCATTGTTTCCATCCATTCCATTCCACCAAATTATTTCAAATTGTCTCAACAGCAGCAtgaaaatatgcacatttttgtttcttgtgttAGTTATTCCACATTAGCCACTACAAAGTAGCTGCTGGTCTTCCAGGGGTCCACACGAAAACAAATGTCATATGTACTtaataacaacataaaagtattaatgaagcaaaaaataaataaataaaagattttaattttgCAAATGTAATAGAGAGAATATGGGCTGCTCATCGTCTTGCGGTGTCACACTGATACCACACCACACTGCTCTAGCACCTCCATGTGGTTAAACTGAAACCATGCTGACGATACCACACATCATGCTGCTTCTGGTGTTCAACATGGTGTACTGAGCATTATACAGTGATCATAATGACTGTATACAACTTCAGAAGAGTTTTTctatgataataatgataatatagtATTTTATGTGTGTTACTAATCTACATCTTTCCTCTCCTTCGTTCCTCCACTCCACCTGTCCACCCTCAGTCTATTCCTCCACAGTCAGCCTCCTCCTACTCCTGCATGTTACCACCATCCCCCTCTGCCCCACGCAGCTTTGACTCATCAGCGTACTCCTCCCCTCATCTGCAGACTCCGTCCTCAGCCAACTCTAACACCGGTGAGTGTTTCTCTGGTAGATTGTGGGTTTGTGGTAAATTCAGCTGCAGACTGACTTAACTgactctgtctttcttctcccaACCAGGGCTCATATCACCCGGCGTCTCAGTGCCGGTGCAGGTTCCAGGAAGTGAGCAGCAGAGCATGAGTCAGAACCTGGGTCAGTATTGGGCCAGATTACAGTGAACAACAGACAATTGCTGCCAGCCAGCATaacaaaagaagaaggaaaacaagGGGGCACATGGGTTTTAAGGAAGCACAGGACTGAGCTACGTATAGAGGGGCCTAGATAAATTGCAGACCCCGATATGCATTAAATGTTTACAAATTCAGTCAAGAGCAGCTTTGGTTGCATTTGACAGTACTCTAATCATACTGGTATTTGCTTAGTATtatcaggtttttgttttttttcagatagCGTGTTTCAGATAGGGATAGGGCTGAGGTCATGATGAGAATTAGGATCAGTTTGAGATGTGTTTAGGATTAAAATAGAGTCAGGATTAGGATCAGGCTAAAGTCAGGGTTTAGGTTAGACTGCCTGTAGATGCAGTATGTTACACTGACCCTTCAACCTTTTGGCTTTTACTTAAAACAGTCTAAAAAGCATAtgaataaatcagattttttcagTGTTAACAGGATTTCAAAAAGTGATACCAGACTTGATAGCTACCTTTTTGACTCACTTGTCTAAacctctaaaaataaaaagttgtatTCATAATGGTGGCTTGGACTGCTTTGAAGTTTGGATTACAGACACATCCAAAGGTTTGCCCTGAAGTTATTACTTGCTCTCAGCTGATAAACCTGAACATGTCCCACTGTTTAAGTCCATCTAAAGGCAGCTTTATAAACTGTAGCCTTGAAGTTTTTACCACACATTAAATGATTCAATGGTACTAAGTAAATGCCAGCAAAATGTCTGTATTGTGAAGTGTAACCACAGTTTCTTGTTACTTGAGCAGCTCGATGATATTGTGATAGAAAGCTTGTTCCCTGAGCATAAGCTGTGTGAGGCTGTAAACTACTGTGAAGATTTTAGACTTGCTTATGGCAATCACTTTTACTAAAACCAAAAatttaccattaaaaaaaagtgtaaatccTGCCTATCCTGCCAGCAACATTACACTGAGACTGATACTGCatatttttgtacagacatCTGTGTATGATGAAGATAACTGCGGAATATTGTCAGATGTTATTGGGGGGAAGAATGTAGCACGTCATGGACTCAAATCATCCTCAAAGCACAAATATCCTTTGTCAAAATACATCATTAAGGATGCACCATATCAGATCTGTCTGACACTATAGGCTAAACATACACATATTACAGATTTACAGGTATTTACCAAAAATTACAGTAAAGCAATTCaatatcatttctgttttagATATACAAGGACTTCCTTTTTATCTGATATatcaaaagacaaaagcaaTTCCATCTGAGACATCCTTTTTTGGGCTTAGTACTCATTATCAACCAAATCAGCAGTGATTTTGTACATCGTTAATGAAGGCCAGTGACAATCATGCATCATTACACACCAAACGAAAAGAGGCTGCCTGCAAGCACTTCAGATACTGACAATCAAAGCCGGAGGTACAGTagaggaaaaactgtgaaattatCGCAACACTGTCCATACAGTAGCAGCAGCGATATTATCAACTGTGCATGACCGAAATAAGCCGCCAGACAATCAGCTACTTAGAGAAATGAATCAAGTATTGTACAAAAACATTACTGTACTCTGCAGGGTTTGAACCTCTGCTCACTTTCCTCTGACTATTGGTTTTGTTGATGCATCTCAGTTTAATCTCATATGAAATGTCTTTCAActcttatttatttgtcttttcactTGTTCACATAAGTCctctgtgttgtttctgttgttgtgtgtgctgtgttagTACTGTATAGCTACCAAGAGTCAACCCTTTTGTGAAGGCCTTGGATCcctttaatgaaaataaaactgtgtgtaataaatataaactcAAAGGTCGTCATTTGTGATGTCATATTACATTTTACTCACCAACGTCAGTGTGGTTCGAGGTTAAAGAAAAGGAAGTGGCTATTGGTATGGATTCCTCCATGTCAATAGTCTGTTTATTGTTGGTACAGAATTAATACGCATGCACATTGGTATTGATTGATCACgtgatcaaattcaaattgtttcaaaatggaGGAACGTTTTTGCTTGCAGGCGATATGCCAATCCCTCCCATGGCTTGGGTTAAAATGGTTTAggtacaaaaaccacttggttaggattagagaaagatcatggtttgggttaaagcAGTAAAATCCCCGACATGACGGTCAAAATGTCcagtaaaaaatataatatataataaataataaacaataaatgccATTTAACAGCACTAAAATGCATAACGTGATGATAAAAAGTGTCCAGTTAGTGGTTTACAAGAGGTCTGTTGTTGTGTCGAAGTCTGTTCCCCCCTCGAATAATGTTCCCCTCCtgttaaaattgtgtttacaCACCAATAGAACAAATTACTATCGGCACAGAAAACCAGTCCGGACCAACAGCCTGTGTATTACTGGCACAGAGTCCTGTTCCATGTCAATACTCGTAGTCGTAGCTGGTGCCTAAAGAAAAAGGTTAATAATTCAACATAGATGATagtatgaaaaaaatacttacaAGGATGATGGTTACAGTATGTGATTTTACAAAACCATCACTGTTACACCAATAACATGCTTTTTATCCAATATGACAAtctgtgtgaaaaatgtttggTGTCAATTAAATTCCTTTtaaacttctttaaaaaaaaaatcatcgtTATTGTCATGGTAACTGGGAAagtataataacataaaaaaacagacaggattagacattttagcatctttcagctcattgttttggtttttcgtTCCTTAACttgactgttttggttcactctcaaaGTTCTCATCAGTATTGTTTTTAGCTGcagaaaaagctctgaaaaaaggTTCAGTGTTTCTCATCTCTTGTCTAGTCAACTCAGATTTCATGGTTAGGTCCAGAGTTTATTAAACCCACTTTCTGGAGCAGGCCACAGATGTATGTGAGGGTCAGTGCGGAGGAGTACAACATTCAAACCAACACTCACACGCCTTTAAAAAGGACAGCAGCATAAATGGGGCATTCATCATAATCACCACAACTAAATGCTGAGCAGTTAATAGATGTATATGTTTTCAACTGGTGCAGCGTCATGAAGTGGACATGACGGAAACTGGCCAACCACTAGCAGGACAGCATTTTGTGCTAATGGCATGACTCACTGGGACCCTGGAGGATAGACAGGAATTAAAgatgggagaggaggaagatggggagggatggagggagggagggatggaggcaaggagggagagggaaagaTAATGCCAGTGATGCTTTGCAGAGAGGACACATACATAATGGATTCTATGATGCTATGTGAGATGCCAGTGCACTCCAGCTTAATGCAGCATCATCAATTTCCTTCAAATGTATTACAAGTAACACTGGCTAACTGGCTCTTGTTGAAAATGAGAACTAGCAAgctatatttttttccactgttgcaatttttttttttcatgatgacAAATATGGAAGTCCCaatattaaaatgacaatacTGTAGGTGccaaaagtaaaattaaatataattgaaATATCATTTTTTAGTTGAGTGCACTTTAAgagtaacattttaaactaaTACTGCCATAATGATTATATGACTCAATGTGaaatggatttttctttttgtatattGGCAGACAATCTGCAGCCTAATTTTAAACTGGATTTGAAAACTTGTATCTGTATTTGAGCTAATTTCTAAAGAAAATTAGATCCTCTGGATCTAAATCTGGATTTTACATCCAACTTGTTGAAATGCACCTGTCGGATAAAATATTTCACCAGCCGTGTTTCCATTCACAAGATCATTTTAAGTGAACTTTTGAAATGTCGCAAAAAGGAAAATGCGAATTAGGTGGTATAGGCTTAAATAATCTGCCAGTAAACAGAGTAGATATAGGCCTTCAGGAATTTGTTTCAACTGGGCAAGTTGtcattgttctttcatgtcagctAGTATTGGCCATGCTTCATGCTATCTGGAGACACCGAAAGATGCCAAGagcagaaacagctgatcagtcatgtgagttaaatgttcgctacgtcattatttattcaacaaatgtgtttccatAACCCATTTTGCACATAAACTCTTcttcaacatttccaaaatccacctcaagcgagcataaaaacatttttgcgaAATTGAGGAAGTTTTTTCGAATTTTGGCGTTTccattaagttttttttaatgcgaTATTTCAAAGGCACATAAATATAGGTTATTGGAAACTACTGTTCTCTTTTGAACAAGGGTTGTATgaacaaatgtcaaaataaatttgaaaatacacatacaattgtctcatgtttttaatttttatattttaataggattcattttaatattgtcaGCTCTGATTTTCCATAGCTTAACACTAACATGTCAAACCTAGAATGAGAGAAAGTCCAGAAAgtcaaaagttatttttaaaaacactgatgaaaatgatgaacaCACAAAGTATCAATACTGTGTCATTTGGGCGAGCAAACAATGAAAGTCAGAGTTAAAACCAAATACAATGTAAATATGTTCTGAGATAAAGTAACTATCACCCAAAGACAAAAACTACAAGGTCATGAACATGATTTTGTTGAAGCTTTACAAACATCTTAGAGCACTGCTTAAAGGCCTTTACATTAAATAATGTCAGTAAGATGGCATTATAGAGTGTTGTTGTGTGCTTCTCATGATGATTATGTAACACCTTGCTGTAGCAGCAGTgagcaaaaacaaatgtattttgactacagcaGACCACAACCAAGATGCAACTTTGTTCCAACAGCAGAAACTAAAAATCCCTGTAGTGTGAAAAGTACTGAAAGACAGTGTGGGTGACGTCTTGAAAGTCTTCTTTTAGACTACCAGAAGAAAGCAGGACATTGTGGTTACAGAGCATAAATAGATGAccaacataaaaatgaaatgaatcatgTGTTGCAGGGTAAGCAGAGGAACAGGTACAGACAACCCACATGGAAATGACCCCCATGTGGTCTGTGCCTAATATGTGTAAAGTTTGtgttaaaggccctgaaaatatattttctcaaaCAGTTTCTTCCTATGAGAGACGGGTTTCTACATAAACCTTACCTTTGATAGACATGTTGTGTACATGTCTATCAAAGGTACAACAATTCTGGCTATTTTACATGACAGGTTTTCTGTATTTTGCCTTTTGTCTGAGCTCTTGTCACTGGTTTTATGTGGGCATGAGCCCTTTAGGAAAAGATGATGTCACGTACCTACTAAATATCTGTGTACCAAGCAAGatttagcaacattttaatcaaaattgatgagttgtattgtattgttgttACTTTTGTTACCAATCAAAACTGACAACGTCCACACAGTCCCATCAAGGGAGATGAGGTGAGTTTTTGAGTGTTGAACCATAAATACATAATACTTACAAACGTTTCCTTTATGGCTTTTATACATATGTGCTAttttcctaaaattaaaagccttactttaccttattttattttttaaggagCAAACAGGAATTGATGGTATTAAATGCAGGGGCGTCAAATTCATTACAGAAGTGTGGGGGCCaaaggtttctgtgtgtgtgtgtgtgcgtgcgtatgttaaggcctttttattttttctgtggaCTTACATGCGCTCCACATGTGCACGCTAATTAACAGGGTTGCAGTGTGATAACTTTAGTAGTAGTGTAGTGAATATtaccactgtgcagtgtttttctgatcagcctttaaatgcagtaatctgttactcctggatcatatttcattgtctcaccgaCACTTTAAACAAGAAGTCCACACCTTCACTGTCCCTTGTATTATTTTGcacaggactgttttcagcAAGGGCGATCCATAAgagctgctttattacaaacaattccaccgtataaacctggaatctgtgtgtaacagctgacctcttTATATACAGCCAATGGTGTAGATGgttagcagaacacagaacattaattaccgtgagatcctgaccgatccttTTAACGAAGGTACCGCTGCTATGCCACATGCGTAAATGCATACATCACTCTCTCAATTTAAAGATGCACTTATCGTTTCCGcagctgtgtgatgctgcaggtatttattaaagtcaaaggaaagaatctACCACACATCAGCTGtgagcaacaaacagaacaccagtactgatgtttctgcgaaATCCCGGATACATTCAATGACCCCTGAATGACATCAATGTAAAATTCAGACAATCTAacacgtttcagacctgccagtcacattaatagctgtagccTATTCTGACAGACATTTCAGgagattatgttatagatgcaaaatactagagaagtaaaagaagcaaaatacatgaaagttggtttgtgatggTGTAGATTTGTGTATGTGcgcacctctgctaattaaagccAAGCacttcattatggaccaatctgtaTCCAAATattccaaaaaagaaaatgtgcatcatgtagcaggtggatgtgactctcgttgagacctgctaaTAGActtaacagtggagcagaggagagagactgagatagcgatgtaaccgacctgtgcacTGGTAtgtcacatgttgttttttttcttatcaaaaacaaataatttttaaaatatttctataaagcaaacatttgtaaaaaaaaaaaaaaaacaaaaaaaaaaaaacatgatttgtgcttttccaaataacgtatttgtattcgggcataCCCCTAGTGCAGCACCATATTTCTTCTCCTTCCCCTGTCACTCcactctgttacattaaaataccagtttaGAGGAGCAGAAACATGTGAGGCTCGACTAAAACCATTCGGGGCAGTGGCACCCCAGacccaaagagagagagacatgatcGATCAGCCACTCCtctgagagcagagaaaagcTTCAAAGGTGCAACAACAGTGAGCTTTGTCTCCATTATTTTGGCTTTGGGATCATAAGAAACAAGAAATGTCACGGTTTTCTACAAACAATAAGTATCCTGACCATAACTgggcatttttgttttgttttgttttgtttttgttttttgcagcaTGAGCATTTAAGTAAggttttgcttgttttgacaGACAGAGGTGCATACAATCAGCTTATTTCACCTGCCATCCAATTTCTATTGAGTTATTGTGACAGCAAATGGTACACAGACTTTACTCCATCAAGCAACTCATTCAACAAGGACAGACTCATGCAATATTAATGAGAACAAAAGGCTCACACACTGTATTGTGAGGGACGTGCAGGGTCTGACTGAAAACTGGTCATAAGTGGAGCAGTGTATCAAATACCATTCATAACATCAGCATTTACCCAGAATCCTTAAATCGACTCATGTAAGAGATGAATTTCAGAGATAATTTTGATTTAGTGTGGTTAATGGTGCATTTACTGAGAATTCATTCACCACCAAAGGAAGTAAGTAAGTGTTTTCTCACATCCGATCATCCTGTGCTGTGGTTATCATCATTGGGAAAGCaccaaaaacaccaaacatcctctggtgtctttgttttctgtccagGATTGGCTGAGCAGGTATGGCTACCTTCCTCCTCCTGACCCACGCACAAGTAAGCTGCAAACCAAGAAGGGAATTGAGAAAGCCATTCGTGTCATGCAGAGATTTGGTTAGCTGACTTTTTATTGCTGCTAGCCACAAGCTGTAGGCTAACAGAGGcgcagctttaatttattttccttcttttgtttgtttgtgcacaaaacacaaataagcaACTTTAGATCACCTCTCAAGGCTTTCCTTTATTTAACTGGGGTTGCTGCTGTGTCCAAGAGGTGGTAGATTACATGATGATCCCAAATTATACCCACATTTTAAACAGTCTAtggttcaaataaaaatatataaaaacacagaattgGTATCACTTTCTGATAAGTTAATATGGTTAATAAGTCATTTATAATGCATGACCAATGCAGGATTTTTAGGCTGATACTATATTGACATTGAGAGTTTAAaaatctgatcttttttttttaaattgacagcttccttatttttttgtattaagtCATCATTAAGTCAGCACAAGACATTTGatggttgaaaaacaaaaaataaactgacaTCCCTTCTTACTTATCAGCCAACATACACCAATCCACATATATCTGCAATAAGTTATATCCATTGATATATCATCCTGGCTAATTATGGCACTTGCTTTGTCCTGTAATTGTAAAATTTATCAGAAAGATTCCTTCAAAGTCACTTTGACCACTTACTCTCTGGAAAATGGCTGAAAAGTGTCCGGACCTCTTACCTGTACCTGTACCAACGCGCACCACTGCACCTGTTCTGAAACATGTTTTACGCGCGTATGCAGATGCTGTTGCGTGACTAAAGACAGACACTTACAGAGACCAAGAGACAGAGATGACTGAGGGATGATCGATAAACCCAGCCTACTCCTCTGAGAGCGGACAGATGCTTCAGAAGAGCAACAACGGTGAGCTTTGTCTCCGTTATCTTGGCTTTGGGATAATAAGAAACAAgcaagaagaaacaagaaatgtCACGGTTTTCTCCAAACAATAAGTATCCTAATGATAACGgagggttttgttttgttttgtgttttttttgagaTGGAGTTGGTGCCTCTGCTGTGGATGGTTTTAACCGTAACAGGAAGCTCATCCCCAGTGCCTGATCAGTATAGTAGAGCTGTGGTGAGTAGCATTAATGAGATACAATGTAATTTTATTCAAAGTTTTACATGTGTGTGGTTTGCCTTTAGCTGACATTTGATTATGTATTAATTCTGCAAGCCTATAATGTATGATTCAGTGTAATATCGAAATAGCATCATATTGTCTAATTTTCTATTTGTAAGCTAATTTTTGCTTAAACTCAGTCTAAGTCTGTGATGATAGGCTATATCAATGTATGGATATTTTTTCTTACTTCTATGccaattaatcatttactgtaaaatccTAATTATGTCAATTTAATCATAAATATTTATACACCAATTGAGGGTGATTTCTCCAAACCACCAGCAGTTTTTGCTGAAGGCAAGGCAAcgcaaatttatttgtataacacatttcaacaacaaggcaattcaaagtgctttacatagagcataaaaggcatcaagacagaatataaaggcaacacaagtaaaaagacatttaaatacaattaaaaagagtcaaatttggaaataaaaagaagctaaaaaagaa is drawn from Thunnus thynnus chromosome 20, fThuThy2.1, whole genome shotgun sequence and contains these coding sequences:
- the LOC137172246 gene encoding paired box protein Pax-6-like, producing MLSQAESSLPSYSSLSVFSSGVQSIPPQSASSYSCMLPPSPSAPRSFDSSAYSSPHLQTPSSANSNTGLISPGVSVPVQVPGSEQQSMSQNLGQYWARLQ